One window of Gemmatimonas aurantiaca genomic DNA carries:
- a CDS encoding anti-sigma factor, whose translation MNDFPSLDALRAAMPAYVLGALSPEERVVYERALRLPENSAVLRGEFDACQATMNVLASAQPVEPPAGLLERVYERIRAETPDVHAASASLDASAPTLDRRSGEDRRNDERRNDDRRHDERREEDRAGDHQERRQMDRRADDRRQQERRQEERRHDERRQDERRHEERRAHDEVAASRPVDRTPAARPALTSRATRAITPPPMAAVEPRSGLVQLAGWWTAAVLFVALVSVGYYAASLRRDHAEIEGRLRESRVLLSRSDARLAERERLMTTLLGGRASVLLVNLRSETPEGPAAQLFWNTREGRSILNVFGMPVLPADRRYQLWMIRDGVPTPLVDVTPNDGGAVLVPGIEMPSSPTGVTQLFITNEARQGTPAAPSAPHVVNGVIPIRQP comes from the coding sequence ATGAACGACTTCCCGTCTCTCGACGCGTTGCGTGCGGCGATGCCGGCCTATGTGCTCGGGGCATTGTCTCCGGAAGAACGGGTCGTGTACGAGCGCGCGCTGCGGTTGCCGGAAAACTCCGCCGTGCTGCGCGGCGAGTTTGACGCCTGCCAGGCGACGATGAACGTGCTGGCGAGTGCACAACCGGTGGAGCCTCCGGCGGGATTGCTGGAGCGCGTGTACGAACGGATTCGCGCGGAGACGCCGGACGTGCACGCCGCATCGGCATCTCTCGACGCCTCCGCACCCACGCTCGATCGCCGATCGGGCGAGGATCGCCGGAATGACGAGCGTCGAAACGACGATCGTCGACACGATGAGCGCCGGGAAGAAGATCGTGCTGGTGATCATCAGGAACGACGCCAGATGGATCGTCGCGCGGACGATCGCCGGCAGCAGGAGCGTCGACAGGAAGAACGTCGACATGATGAGCGCCGTCAGGACGAGCGCCGTCATGAAGAACGTCGCGCCCACGACGAAGTGGCCGCATCACGTCCTGTCGATCGCACTCCCGCGGCTCGCCCGGCACTGACCAGCCGCGCCACGCGCGCGATCACCCCACCACCGATGGCCGCGGTGGAACCACGCTCCGGATTGGTGCAGTTGGCGGGATGGTGGACGGCAGCGGTGTTGTTCGTGGCGCTGGTGAGCGTCGGATATTATGCCGCCTCATTGCGACGCGATCACGCCGAGATCGAGGGACGTCTGCGCGAGAGCCGCGTGCTGTTGTCGCGCAGCGACGCGCGACTGGCCGAGCGGGAGCGCCTCATGACTACGCTGCTGGGAGGGCGCGCGTCGGTGCTGCTCGTCAATCTGCGCAGTGAGACGCCGGAGGGTCCCGCGGCGCAGTTGTTCTGGAACACCAGGGAAGGACGGAGCATTCTGAACGTGTTCGGTATGCCCGTGTTGCCGGCCGATCGTCGTTATCAACTCTGGATGATCCGCGACGGTGTGCCCACGCCACTGGTGGACGTCACACCCAACGATGGCGGTGCGGTGCTCGTGCCGGGCATCGAGATGCCTTCGTCGCCCACCGGTGTCACGCAACTGTTCATCACGAACGAAGCGCGCCAGGGGACACCTGCTGCCCCCAGCGCGCCTCATGTCGTCAATGGTGTGATCCCGATACGGCAGCCGTAA
- a CDS encoding sigma factor-like helix-turn-helix DNA-binding protein, whose product MTSDTTSNSAPPPSPDPESDEAYVQAMAQGLEPALQHLYARHAAVVYGLALRITGDSTLAADATVGTFAQAWSSAARYRGVRGTVLGWLTTMARIRALELRRTVGGPEHDVLAGGTSPLVVALPEETQQVLSLLYFGGLTQQEVADRLQVPLETVRRHVESGMRALRVKREVT is encoded by the coding sequence GTGACTTCAGACACGACCTCCAACTCCGCTCCGCCACCGTCGCCGGATCCCGAATCGGACGAAGCGTACGTGCAGGCGATGGCGCAGGGCCTCGAACCGGCTCTGCAACATCTCTATGCACGGCATGCGGCGGTGGTGTATGGACTCGCGCTGCGTATCACGGGGGATTCCACCCTGGCCGCGGACGCCACGGTGGGGACCTTTGCACAGGCCTGGAGCAGCGCCGCACGGTATCGTGGTGTGCGCGGCACTGTGCTGGGATGGCTCACCACCATGGCGCGTATCCGCGCACTCGAGCTCCGGCGCACTGTGGGCGGGCCGGAACACGATGTGCTGGCGGGTGGGACTTCGCCGCTCGTGGTGGCGCTGCCGGAGGAGACGCAGCAGGTGCTCTCGCTGCTCTATTTCGGCGGTCTCACGCAACAGGAGGTTGCCGATCGTCTGCAGGTGCCGCTCGAGACCGTGCGCCGGCATGTGGAGAGCGGCATGCGCGCGCTGCGCGTGAAGCGGGAGGTGACATGA
- the rsgA gene encoding ribosome small subunit-dependent GTPase A yields MSATSGVVVQGTGGVWEVFTEQGETLLASLRGRLKHEAHGALKLAVGDRVTLKQDAQHADTWAITGIHPRVSKLARRTPGGRYGERIVVANLDQVLIVFAAARPEPHPRMLDRFLVIAEANDLAARIVLNKIDLVSPDVSEGLFAEHAAAGYPIHRVSVRTGEGLDALRDEVEHRSSALSGPSGVGKSSLMNALFPGLDLRTGAVSDSMNKGRHTTVGAMLHPLPHGGFIADTPGLREVGLWGIDARDVAGCFPEFRPLLDECRFADCTHIVEPGCAIREAVEVGDIPAGRYESYVKLRDELAA; encoded by the coding sequence GTGTCCGCGACGTCCGGCGTGGTGGTGCAGGGAACGGGAGGCGTGTGGGAGGTCTTCACCGAACAGGGGGAGACACTGCTGGCGTCTCTGCGTGGGCGTCTCAAGCACGAAGCGCATGGGGCCCTCAAGCTCGCCGTGGGTGACCGGGTCACCTTGAAGCAGGACGCGCAGCACGCGGACACGTGGGCCATCACGGGCATTCATCCGCGGGTCAGCAAGCTGGCGCGGCGTACGCCGGGAGGCCGCTATGGTGAACGCATCGTGGTGGCGAATCTCGACCAGGTGCTGATCGTCTTCGCCGCGGCCCGTCCCGAACCACACCCGCGCATGCTCGATCGGTTCCTCGTCATCGCCGAAGCGAACGATCTGGCCGCGCGCATCGTCCTCAACAAGATCGATCTCGTGTCACCGGATGTCTCGGAGGGGTTGTTCGCCGAGCATGCGGCCGCCGGGTATCCCATTCATCGGGTGAGTGTGCGCACGGGGGAAGGGCTGGATGCCCTGCGTGACGAGGTGGAGCATCGCAGCTCCGCGTTGTCGGGGCCGTCGGGTGTGGGGAAATCATCGCTCATGAATGCGCTGTTTCCCGGTCTCGATCTGCGCACAGGCGCGGTCAGTGACAGCATGAACAAGGGTCGGCACACCACCGTGGGCGCGATGCTGCATCCGCTGCCGCATGGCGGGTTCATCGCCGACACGCCGGGGCTTCGGGAAGTGGGGCTCTGGGGAATCGATGCCCGGGATGTGGCGGGGTGTTTTCCGGAGTTCCGTCCCCTGCTGGACGAATGCCGGTTTGCCGACTGCACGCACATCGTCGAGCCGGGATGTGCGATCCGCGAAGCGGTGGAAGTCGGGGACATTCCGGCGGGGCGTTACGAGAGCTACGTGAAGCTGCGGGACGAGCTGGCGGCCTGA
- a CDS encoding proline dehydrogenase family protein, which translates to MLRTGLLYLSRQQRIFNLIKNVGFARKMASRFVAGETIATALEAVAQLNARGITASLDLLGESVHSEAEARATGRQYLELLDRIADRKLQANVSVKLTALGQDISDELGVEVVREVLTRAKQYDSFVRLDMESSAYTDRTLDTFEQRLYPDFPDTVGIVLQSALRRTLTDVDRANALQCRVRICKGAYLEPPDVAFPDKADVDRQYVEAMHRLMEHGRYPGIATHDEKIIAEAKRFAKERNIAPERFEFQMLYGVRRDLQDQVVREGFRMRVYVPFGSQWYPYLMRRLAERPANIAFMAGNIVKESFRR; encoded by the coding sequence ATGCTTCGCACCGGATTGCTGTACCTCTCGCGCCAACAGCGCATTTTCAATCTCATCAAGAATGTCGGCTTCGCACGCAAGATGGCATCGCGTTTCGTGGCCGGAGAAACCATCGCCACCGCCCTCGAGGCGGTGGCGCAGCTCAATGCCAGGGGGATCACCGCGTCGCTCGATCTCCTTGGCGAGAGCGTGCACAGTGAAGCGGAGGCCCGCGCCACCGGCCGTCAGTATCTGGAACTGCTCGATCGCATCGCCGACCGGAAGTTGCAGGCCAACGTGTCGGTGAAGCTCACCGCGCTCGGTCAGGACATCTCCGACGAACTGGGCGTGGAGGTGGTGCGCGAGGTGCTCACGCGGGCGAAGCAGTACGACAGCTTCGTGCGTCTGGACATGGAATCGAGCGCGTACACCGACCGTACGCTCGACACGTTCGAGCAGCGACTCTATCCCGATTTCCCCGATACGGTGGGGATCGTGCTGCAGAGTGCCCTGCGTCGCACGCTGACCGATGTCGACCGGGCCAACGCCCTGCAGTGCCGGGTGCGCATCTGCAAGGGTGCCTATCTCGAACCGCCCGACGTGGCCTTCCCGGACAAGGCCGATGTCGATCGCCAATACGTGGAGGCGATGCATCGGCTGATGGAACATGGTCGCTATCCGGGTATCGCGACGCACGATGAGAAGATCATCGCCGAAGCCAAGCGGTTCGCGAAGGAGCGGAACATCGCGCCGGAGCGGTTCGAGTTCCAGATGCTCTATGGAGTCCGCCGTGATCTGCAGGACCAGGTCGTGCGGGAAGGGTTCCGCATGCGTGTCTATGTGCCGTTCGGCAGCCAGTGGTATCCGTATCTGATGCGCCGTCTGGCGGAACGTCCCGCGAACATCGCCTTCATGGCCGGGAATATCGTGAAAGAGAGCTTCCGTCGCTGA
- a CDS encoding M14 family metallopeptidase, translating to MSAMEPTFRRTRLPAGLLSLGLLGASLAGTSILEAQDNTTRGPRTRAERTNYLETSTHEEVVRFVDSLRTMGAPITVTELAKSPNGRILPLVIASRPKVSTPAEARRLNRPIVYVQANIHAGEVEGKEAMLALLREWSFGKTPNVLDSLVVIVVPIYNADGNEKFADQARNRGAQNGPAMIGERPNGMGLDLNRDYVKAEAPETKGALTAFNAWDPDVFMDLHTTNGSYHGYALTYSPSLHPAAPLAPFTADTLLPEIRKRMKARHGFEVFPYGNFSSGDGRESITAAEKSGWWTYEHKQRYGTNYYGLRGRISILSEAYSHDPFERRVASTRAFVQEILSYVAERRPAILARVKTGVAASTYAASSKAARTGVPVRSRFSTKPDTQSVLVERLERIADSTQRTQPGVPLGVRRTGEITAQRMPVVDRFEAALTRTPAVGGYTFDASWTAVADLLRLHGVTVTTLNAPRQVSVEVFQVDSVIKSGRPFQGHQEVSLNGNWRTETRTLPAGTFVVRTGTPRDLLAMLLLEPESDDGLVTWNHFDSGLAKGKDAPVARLKTLLR from the coding sequence ATGTCCGCGATGGAACCCACCTTCCGCCGCACCCGCCTGCCCGCGGGCCTCCTGAGCCTTGGCCTGCTCGGTGCCTCCCTCGCGGGGACCTCGATCCTCGAAGCGCAGGACAACACCACGCGCGGTCCGCGCACCCGCGCCGAACGCACGAACTATCTCGAAACGTCCACCCACGAGGAGGTGGTCCGTTTCGTCGATTCGCTGCGCACGATGGGCGCGCCGATCACGGTGACGGAGCTCGCCAAGTCGCCGAACGGACGGATACTGCCGCTGGTGATCGCCTCGCGCCCGAAGGTGTCGACTCCCGCCGAAGCGCGTCGTCTCAACCGGCCGATCGTCTACGTGCAGGCCAACATCCATGCCGGCGAAGTGGAAGGGAAGGAAGCCATGCTCGCGTTGCTGCGGGAATGGTCGTTCGGCAAGACGCCGAACGTGCTCGATTCCCTCGTGGTGATCGTGGTGCCCATCTACAATGCCGATGGCAACGAGAAGTTCGCCGATCAGGCACGCAATCGCGGTGCGCAGAACGGCCCCGCGATGATCGGTGAGCGTCCGAACGGCATGGGGCTCGACCTCAATCGTGACTATGTGAAAGCCGAGGCGCCCGAGACGAAAGGGGCGCTGACGGCGTTCAATGCGTGGGATCCCGATGTGTTCATGGATCTCCACACCACCAACGGCAGCTATCACGGCTACGCGCTCACGTATTCGCCTTCGCTGCACCCGGCGGCGCCGTTGGCACCGTTCACCGCCGACACGCTGTTGCCGGAGATCCGCAAACGGATGAAGGCGCGGCATGGTTTCGAGGTGTTCCCCTATGGAAACTTCTCCTCGGGTGACGGCCGCGAATCGATCACCGCCGCGGAGAAGTCGGGGTGGTGGACCTACGAGCACAAACAGCGCTACGGCACCAACTACTACGGTCTGCGCGGTCGCATCAGCATTCTGAGCGAAGCCTATTCGCACGATCCGTTCGAACGGCGGGTGGCCAGCACGCGCGCGTTCGTGCAGGAGATTCTGTCGTACGTCGCCGAACGTCGTCCGGCGATACTTGCCCGTGTGAAGACGGGCGTGGCGGCGAGCACGTATGCCGCTTCCTCGAAGGCCGCGCGCACGGGGGTGCCGGTGCGTTCACGTTTCTCGACGAAGCCCGATACACAATCCGTGCTGGTGGAGCGTCTCGAACGTATCGCCGATTCCACGCAGCGCACGCAGCCCGGTGTGCCGCTGGGTGTTCGCCGCACGGGAGAGATCACGGCCCAGCGCATGCCCGTGGTCGACCGCTTCGAAGCGGCGCTCACCCGAACACCCGCTGTCGGCGGTTACACCTTCGACGCGAGCTGGACGGCGGTGGCGGATCTGCTGCGTCTGCACGGCGTCACCGTCACCACACTGAATGCGCCACGACAGGTCAGCGTGGAAGTGTTCCAGGTCGATTCGGTGATCAAGTCGGGCCGGCCGTTCCAGGGACATCAGGAGGTCTCGCTGAACGGCAACTGGCGCACGGAGACGCGGACGCTGCCGGCCGGAACGTTCGTCGTGCGTACGGGAACGCCCCGCGATCTGCTCGCGATGTTGCTGCTCGAACCGGAGAGCGACGATGGCCTGGTGACCTGGAATCACTTCGATTCGGGGCTGGCCAAGGGGAAGGATGCTCCCGTGGCGCGCCTGAAAACCCTCCTTCGCTGA
- a CDS encoding DinB family protein, translating to MTSSEALHPRTVEVVTALEAAQQDMHDILAAIPAAHHTTVPPNGGWSVAQVVEHLALLEDGVGRLISKMIKEVEGVDETSTEPIAPTIERFQVWNPTRRIIAPESVAPGGDVSLADALDRQSIARGRMIEALVRASGRALGTVSAPHPVLGPLNGYQWGLIIAQHQRRHLLQIATVSSSLSS from the coding sequence ATGACGTCTTCCGAAGCACTGCACCCCCGAACGGTCGAAGTGGTCACCGCGCTCGAAGCGGCCCAGCAGGACATGCACGACATCCTGGCCGCGATTCCGGCCGCGCACCACACCACCGTTCCTCCCAACGGAGGCTGGTCGGTGGCGCAGGTCGTGGAACATCTCGCCTTGCTCGAAGATGGTGTCGGCCGCCTCATCTCGAAGATGATCAAGGAGGTCGAAGGTGTCGACGAAACATCGACCGAACCGATTGCACCGACCATCGAGCGCTTCCAGGTGTGGAATCCCACCCGTCGCATCATCGCCCCGGAGAGCGTGGCGCCCGGAGGCGACGTGTCGCTTGCGGACGCCCTCGATCGGCAATCGATTGCCCGCGGCCGCATGATCGAGGCGCTGGTGCGTGCCTCCGGCCGTGCGCTGGGCACCGTCTCCGCCCCACACCCGGTTCTGGGCCCGCTAAACGGGTACCAGTGGGGACTCATCATCGCACAACACCAGCGCCGTCATCTGCTCCAGATCGCGACCGTTTCCTCCAGCCTGTCGTCCTGA
- the fadJ gene encoding fatty acid oxidation complex subunit alpha FadJ translates to MSTAKNTDQSPGTGIDVTTLPGPLLLEDSVTGLSLRVHEGIALVAYDQPASPVNTLNTRIAPTFEQIFTRIDQDASIVGAVLVSGKTDNWIAGADIDELQRVTSAADGERLSRSGQLLLDRLAGMSKPVVAALHGATLGGGLEVALACRHRIATEHPRTVLAFPEVQLGLIPGAGGTQRLPRTVGLQVALDLILTGKNVRARKAWQIGLVHELVHPAILLDVAMRRARQLAHGDRSAVRERHHGIAESLLEENAVGRAIVFRKARESVMKKTRGHYPAPLAALDVIEKGYQDTFAAGLLEEARRFGQLAVSPECRQLVYLFFATTALKKDTGLPPGTPAIPRPVHKLGVLGAGFMGAGIASVAVQAGTLVRLKDGSLERLAAGVRAVRDVVRERLKKRQITRTQFDDTMSLVGGTLSYQGFANTDLVIEAVFEDIDVKHQVLRESEQAAPSAIFASNTSTIPIHEIARVASHPERVLGMHFFSPVHRMPLLEVIVTPQTGAEATATAVAYGKQIGKTVIVVQDGAGFYVNRILAPYLNECGRMVDEGASIEAVDKALVEFGFPVGPFTLLDEVGLDIAGKSGPIMEAAFGPRMQPSATLRAVIASGRLGRKARKGFYRYDSDGKRQGVDETIYALTPAGPRRRTLTTEEMQQRAVLPLLNEAVRCLDEGIIRSPRDGDIGAVFGIGFPPFRGGPFRMLDTLGLAEVVTQLDALQGRFPGRFEVAKLLRARADRQHPFHP, encoded by the coding sequence ATGAGCACGGCCAAGAATACGGACCAGAGTCCGGGTACGGGGATCGACGTGACCACGTTGCCCGGTCCGCTGCTGCTCGAGGACAGCGTCACGGGACTGTCGTTGCGGGTACACGAAGGCATCGCGCTCGTGGCGTACGATCAGCCGGCATCGCCGGTGAACACGCTCAACACGCGGATCGCGCCCACGTTCGAGCAGATCTTCACGCGCATCGATCAGGACGCCTCGATCGTCGGCGCGGTGCTGGTGAGTGGAAAGACCGACAACTGGATCGCCGGCGCCGACATCGACGAACTGCAGCGGGTCACGTCGGCGGCCGATGGCGAGCGTCTGTCGCGCAGCGGGCAGTTGCTGCTGGATCGACTCGCCGGGATGTCCAAGCCGGTGGTGGCCGCGCTGCACGGTGCGACGCTGGGCGGCGGTCTCGAGGTGGCGCTGGCCTGCCGGCACCGCATCGCCACCGAGCATCCCAGAACGGTTCTGGCGTTTCCCGAAGTACAACTGGGACTCATTCCCGGCGCCGGCGGCACGCAGCGACTGCCCCGCACCGTGGGGCTGCAGGTGGCACTCGATCTCATTCTCACGGGCAAGAACGTACGGGCCCGCAAAGCCTGGCAGATCGGACTCGTGCATGAACTGGTGCATCCGGCCATCCTGCTCGACGTGGCCATGCGACGTGCGCGACAGCTGGCACACGGCGATCGTTCGGCGGTGCGTGAACGGCATCACGGCATCGCGGAGTCGTTGCTCGAGGAAAACGCCGTGGGACGGGCGATCGTGTTCCGCAAGGCGCGCGAGAGTGTCATGAAGAAGACACGTGGCCACTATCCCGCGCCGCTGGCCGCGCTTGATGTCATCGAAAAGGGGTATCAGGACACGTTCGCCGCGGGATTGCTCGAGGAAGCCCGGCGTTTCGGCCAACTCGCGGTTTCGCCCGAATGCCGGCAGCTGGTCTATCTGTTCTTCGCCACCACGGCGCTCAAGAAAGACACCGGACTGCCGCCGGGAACCCCGGCAATCCCACGCCCCGTGCACAAACTCGGCGTGCTCGGCGCAGGATTCATGGGTGCGGGGATCGCCTCGGTGGCGGTGCAGGCCGGCACGCTGGTCCGACTCAAGGATGGCTCGCTGGAACGACTCGCGGCCGGTGTGCGGGCCGTGCGGGATGTCGTGCGCGAACGTCTCAAGAAGCGGCAGATCACGCGGACACAGTTCGACGACACCATGTCGCTGGTGGGCGGCACGCTCAGCTATCAGGGATTTGCGAACACCGATCTCGTGATCGAGGCGGTGTTCGAGGACATCGACGTGAAGCACCAGGTGCTGCGCGAAAGTGAACAGGCCGCGCCATCGGCCATCTTCGCGTCGAACACGAGCACCATTCCCATTCACGAGATCGCGCGGGTGGCCAGCCATCCCGAGCGGGTGCTGGGCATGCACTTCTTCTCGCCGGTGCATCGCATGCCGCTGCTCGAAGTCATCGTGACCCCACAAACCGGCGCGGAAGCCACGGCCACCGCGGTGGCGTACGGCAAGCAGATCGGCAAGACCGTGATCGTGGTGCAGGATGGTGCGGGGTTCTATGTGAACCGCATTCTGGCACCGTACCTGAACGAATGCGGACGCATGGTCGACGAAGGCGCGTCGATCGAAGCGGTGGACAAGGCGCTCGTGGAATTCGGATTCCCGGTGGGACCGTTCACGCTGCTCGATGAAGTCGGACTCGATATTGCCGGCAAATCGGGACCGATCATGGAGGCCGCGTTCGGGCCGCGCATGCAGCCGTCGGCCACGTTGCGCGCGGTCATCGCCAGTGGCCGTCTGGGACGCAAAGCCCGCAAGGGATTCTACCGGTACGACAGCGACGGCAAGCGGCAGGGTGTCGACGAGACGATCTACGCCCTCACTCCCGCCGGGCCCCGTCGCCGCACGCTGACCACGGAAGAGATGCAGCAGCGCGCCGTGTTGCCGCTGCTCAACGAAGCCGTGCGTTGCCTGGACGAAGGGATCATCCGATCGCCGCGCGATGGGGATATCGGCGCGGTGTTCGGTATCGGATTCCCCCCGTTTCGTGGAGGGCCGTTCCGTATGCTCGACACGCTCGGACTCGCCGAAGTCGTCACGCAGCTCGATGCCCTGCAGGGCCGGTTCCCCGGGCGGTTCGAAGTCGCCAAGTTGTTGCGCGCCCGTGCCGATCGGCAGCACCCCTTTCACCCGTGA